The sequence CCAGTGGCTGCATTGGCTCACAGGAGACTTCAGAAACCAAAACGACAAGCGTTGAGCTAACAGGAGACTTTGTAAAGGATGTCGTGGCAATAGGCAAGGCGCTTGAAAGCAATGGGATAAATGAAGTAAAGTTCTCCGCATGGGGATCTGGAGACCCCAATAGCGTGATGAGAGTCTATGGAATCGTGGAAGCAGCGAGGAGGATAAACAAAATTTGGGAAGAAAATGGAGTTAATGTGAAGATAACGATAACGGATACCCACTATGTTGCATCTTTCCAAGATGCTTATCAAGAATATCTCAGCAAACAACCTCTGGGACAAGCTGGAGATTTCTTCGCTAATTCTTACGCGTTCCTATCGACTCTTGCGAATGAAGGTTACATTCTGGATATAACCGAATACGCAAACGCGTATGGAAGCGTGATAAACGACTTCTACCCCTCACTCATAGAAGCATCAAAATTCAATGGCAAATTGTACGGTCTGCCTCAGGATACAGAGGCTAGGCCTTTATACATAAGGAAGGACGTTGCAGCAAAAATTGGCTTTAACTTGGAGGGAATTGAAGAAAAAGTTAAGGATGGAGAATTCACGTGGAGCGATGTTTACTACTGGGCTAAAAAAGCAAAGGAAAGCGGAGTAGTTGAGTGGGGATTGATTCACAGAAAAGGATCCGCACATCCAGACTTGATTCAATTCATTTTTGCCTTCGGTGGCAAGCTGTACAACGAAGACTCCGGAAAGCTTGTAGTAGATGTTCCAGCAATCTACAAGTGGCTCTATGTTGAATGGAAGTTCGCCCAAGATGGGCTGCTTCCTAAGGACATAATGAGCTGGGATTGGGCAAAGCAAATTCATCCTACAATAGTTGAAGGAAGAACTCTGTTTGACATTGGAGGTACATGGTACTGGACAGAATGGCAGACCAAGGAGTACTATGGAAAAGAAGGTACCCCAAGGCCTTTGAAACCAGAAGAAGTCCAAGCTTGGTTCGCTTACACACTATTCCCTGCTGGCGAAAAAGGCCTAAAGCCCGTCACACTTAGCCAGCCATTCGTTTGGATGATAAACTCCAAGGCCGGTCAGCAGAATCCGAAATACGAGGAGCTCAAGGATCTCTACCACAAGCTGGCGTTCTTAATGGTAATAAAGGCAAGTGATCCGGACATAAACGCCATCCACAGCGTGATAAGCGCTCACCTACCGGTTAGGAAAGAGGCCGCAAAGCTGATTAGTGACGAAAAGTGGCTCAACGACCTGAAGAACCTCAACCTTAAGCTTGATCCCAAGGTAAAAGAAAACATAAAGGACATCGTTGCCACAACGGTGCACCCAATAAACGCTAAATTCCTTGCCGATGTAAGCTACATGCTTGAATACACGAAGCTGGCTCCAGCACATCCGAAGTATCCAGCGTTGGCTGATATCTTCAAAGAGGCGGTGGATAAAGTATTAAGGGGAGAAATGACACCAGAAGAAGGCGTTAACTACATCATTCAAAAGGTCAATGCGGACCCAGAATTGGCACAAAACGTTGAAATAGTGGGGGAAATCCCAAAAGACTGGAAATTCCCATGAGGTGATGGGCAATGAAAGGGGAAAAGCTTCGAAACCTTTCCTTTTTTCTTTCCCCAATGGTGATAATGGTTGGCCTATTTTATTTAATTCCCTTAGTGTTTACAATCTACATAAGCTTTACAAAGATGAGGAACTGGAATATTGAAAGGTATTTAACCGAAGTTGTTGGGCTTTACAACTACCAGAGGCTCTTTCACATGTTTCAGCATGACCCGCTAATGAGAACTGTCCTTCTAACTACCGTCGTTTTTGTTGGCATAACTCTTATTATAAACGTCTTTGGAGGACTTCTCTTAGCTTTGGGAACGTTCTTTATAAACGAAA comes from Thermococcus aggregans and encodes:
- a CDS encoding ABC transporter substrate-binding protein, giving the protein MKGKMGVLLVAVVFFGVIASGCIGSQETSETKTTSVELTGDFVKDVVAIGKALESNGINEVKFSAWGSGDPNSVMRVYGIVEAARRINKIWEENGVNVKITITDTHYVASFQDAYQEYLSKQPLGQAGDFFANSYAFLSTLANEGYILDITEYANAYGSVINDFYPSLIEASKFNGKLYGLPQDTEARPLYIRKDVAAKIGFNLEGIEEKVKDGEFTWSDVYYWAKKAKESGVVEWGLIHRKGSAHPDLIQFIFAFGGKLYNEDSGKLVVDVPAIYKWLYVEWKFAQDGLLPKDIMSWDWAKQIHPTIVEGRTLFDIGGTWYWTEWQTKEYYGKEGTPRPLKPEEVQAWFAYTLFPAGEKGLKPVTLSQPFVWMINSKAGQQNPKYEELKDLYHKLAFLMVIKASDPDINAIHSVISAHLPVRKEAAKLISDEKWLNDLKNLNLKLDPKVKENIKDIVATTVHPINAKFLADVSYMLEYTKLAPAHPKYPALADIFKEAVDKVLRGEMTPEEGVNYIIQKVNADPELAQNVEIVGEIPKDWKFP